The Dermacentor albipictus isolate Rhodes 1998 colony chromosome 2, USDA_Dalb.pri_finalv2, whole genome shotgun sequence genome has a segment encoding these proteins:
- the LOC135903278 gene encoding putative nuclease HARBI1 produces the protein MAAFVVCLAAAAAARLCGRGRREPEDAFDMPDDQFRRHFRLKKETVRWLCDEVAEELGGVRTSALSVERQVLCALRFFATGSFQASVGSEETIGVTQPAVSKCVRRVAEAIVHAGARNKWVHFPRTSEEKAAVKEGFLRRGSIPGVIGCVDGSLIAIIAPKGEQKAAFMCRKGYYALNTMFICDAGMRILAIDPLRPGSDHDAHVWRTTWLRRRFLEGHIAKAGEHLLGDSGYPLEPWLLTPVTGHPPVHTAEGRYNTAHAAMRSVVERCIGLLKSRFRCLQRYRALHYQPERAANIVAACAVLHNLCLDEGDVLSDDVSDDSSNSSSDDESGNPSPQRVPQVRAARMMYMRGCAARDNVISSFGTTRQQHQRYLQRVRRRLRRQQHRQQQ, from the exons atggcGGCCTTCGTGGTTtgtttggcggcggcggcggcggctcgtcTGTGCGGGCGCGGGAGGAGAGAGCCCGAGGATGCGTTTGACATGCCAGACGATCAGTTTCGGCGGCACTTTCGCctgaagaaagaaactgtgcggtggctgtgcgaCGAAGTGGCGGAGGAACTCGGAGGCGTGAGAACTTCAGCGCTGTCGGTGGAGCGGCAAGTGTTGTGCGCGTTGCGATTCTTCGCAACGGGCAGCTTTCAGGCCTCGgtagggagcgaggagacgatcggcgtgacccagcctgcggtcagcaagtgtgtgcgacgcgtggcggaggcaatcgtccacgccggggcccgcaacaagtgggtccattTCCCGAGGACGTCGGAGGAGAAGGCGGCCGTGAAGGAAGGGTTCCTTCGACGCGGCTCCATTCCCGGCGTCATCGGATGCGTGGACGGCAGCCTGATAGCCATCATCGCACCGAAGGGCGAGCAGAAGGCGGCATTCATGTGCCGCAAAGGGTACTACGCCCTCAACACAATGTTC atctgcgacgcaggCATGCGGATCCTCGCCATCGACCCTCTGCGACCGGGGTCAGACCACGACGCGCACGTCTGGAGAACTACGTGGTTGCGTCGTCGGTTCCTGGAGGGGCATATTGCCAAGGCCGGCGAACACCTCCTCG GTGACAGCGGCTACCCCCTGGAACCATGGCTCCTGACCCCAGTCACAGGCCACCCTCCCGTACACACTGCAGAAGGCAGgtacaacactgcacatgctgccatGCGGTCCGTAGTGGAGCGGTGCATTGGGCTTTTGAAGAGCCGCTTTCGCTGCCTTCAGCGGTACCGCGCCCTCCACTACCAACCAGAGCGCGCTGCCAACATCgttgcagcatgtgcagtgttgcacAACTTGTGTCTTGATGAAGGTGACGTGTTGTCGGATGATGTTAGTgatgacagcagcaacagcagcagtgacgATGAAAGTGGCAACCCCTCCCCACAGAGAGTTCCCCAAGTGAGGGCAGCACGCATGATGTACATGAGAGGCTGTGCTGCCCGGGATAATGTTATTAGCTCATTTGGCACGACACGGCAGCAGCACCAGCGATACCTGCAAAGGGTGCGAAGGCGGCTGCGACGACAGCAGCACCGACAGCAGCAATAA
- the LOC135903277 gene encoding uncharacterized protein — translation MAESSNSARVSAAQAAMLVEFMEQHPYLARGSTSLSPSMSAAQKRGLWAEIAAALNAVGPAVKIARRWRLYWARMAYECKKLAAQVGAEKRKTGGGKLGGLEGRVIAVLAHTGPASAPADFFHGNAEEDAACSSEESAEVPPAPPAAARVSVGTEPGTSGTAPRQQPRRPPRLQVLTDAASSTAADYARQSRLAEAANAEAASFHQQLLQQHRQLVEEQRATRQVLEQLVAEMRGSREANTLIATTLRQLLAALADLRAPPQH, via the exons ATGGCGGAGAGCAGCAACAGCGCGCGCGTTTCGGCCGCGCAGGCCGCTATGCTAgtggagtttatggagcagcATCCGTACTTGGCGAGAGGCTCCACCAGCCTCTCGCCAAGTATGAGTGCTGCCCAAAAAAGGGGACTATGGGCAGAAATTGCCGCTGCCTTGAACGCCGTCGGGCCGGCAGTTAAGATAGCCCGGCGCTGGCGCCTGTATTGGGCGCGCATGGCGTACGAATGTAAGAAACTCGCGGCGCAGGTTGGCGCCGAAAAGAG GAAGACGGGAGGTGGAAAGTTGGGCGGCCTAGAGGGTCGAGTGATCGCCGTGCTCGCCCATACCGGCCCAGCCTCCGCCCCTGCGGATTTTTTTCACGGCAATGCTGAG GAGGACGCAGCCTGTAGCAGTGAGGAGTCCGCTGAAGTGCCCCCTGCCCCACCAGCAGCTGCGCGCGTCTCGGTGGGCACGGAGCCGGGGACCAGTGGCACTGCAC CTCGGCAGCAGCCCCGCAGGCCACCCCGACTTCAGGTCCTCACGGACGCCGCATCGAGCACGGCCGCGGACTATGCCCGGCAGAGCCGGTTAGCTGAGGCGGCAAACGCGGAGGCCGCAAGCTTCCACCAGCAGTTGCTGCAGCAACATCGGCAG CTGGTGGAAGAGCAGCGAGCGACACGGCAAGTCCTCGAGCAGCTGGTGGCCGAGATGCGTGGTTCGCGAGAGGCGAACACTCTCATTGCGACCACGCTGCGCCAGCTGCTGGCTGCCCTGGCCGACCTGCGCGCGCCGCCTCAGCATTAa
- the LOC135903279 gene encoding 3-beta-hydroxysteroid sulfotransferase-like, whose amino-acid sequence MMQRRRPAHQMIDGVPRCINLSPRALRENLKFRAQKRDVVQITFPKSGTHWLMYITHLILREGHPITSYEEFSKEWRFLEYMDIKDWTSSLPLRTFATHLPLDKRTMTGEGKYVYFARNPWDVCVSFYNMMTNISSFEFQDGTFEDLVDTFVSGNFGYGDYFEHVGAGYALREEPNVFFATYEELKKNTREVVLRLAYFLGEQYGLALEEDEASLQKLLERSQPDSMRSAVVFDLSGKSMPQWQEALSRKKVTCNEGYEGDENKYSFVRSGKVGGWKDYFTPDLLQMMENRILEAEKESSFMDLWKDIRAEAIRTMQNSE is encoded by the coding sequence ATGATGCAACGACGAAGGCCAGCCCACCAAATGATCGACGGAGTTCCGAGATGCATTAACCTCAGTCCACGTGCGCTAAGAGAAAATCTCAAGTTCAGGGCGCAGAAGCGAGACGTCGTGCAAATAACATTCCCTAAGAGTGGAACCCATTGGTTGATGTACATCACGCACCTCATACTCAGGGAGGGACATCCCATCACCTCGTACGAGGAGTTCTCCAAAGAATGGCGCTTCCTGGAGTACATGGACATCAAGGACTGGACCTCGTCTCTACCGCTGAGAACCTTCGCTACACACCTGCCGTTGGACAAGCGTACAATGACCGGAGAAGGCAAGTACGTCTACTTCGCCCGCAATCCATGGGATGTCTGCGTCTCCTTTTACAACATGATGACCAACATTAGCTCCTTCGAATTCCAAGACGGAACATTTGAAGACCTAGTCGACACTTTTGTAAGTGGCAACTTTGGCTACGGCGACTACTTCGAACACGTAGGCGCGGGATATGCTCTTAGGGAAGAGCCGAACGTGTTCTTTGCGACTTACGAGGAACTCAAGAAGAACACGCGCGAGGTCGTGCTCAGGCTTGCGTATTTCCTGGGAGAGCAGTATGGCCTGGCTTTGGAAGAGGACGAAGCATCGCTCCAAAAATTGCTGGAAAGATCACAACCCGATTCTATGCGTAGCGCAGTGGTGTTTGACTTGAGCGGTAAAAGTATGCCCCAGTGGCAAGAGGCGCTCTCGCGGAAGAAAGTCACCTGCAACGAAGGTTATGAAGGAGACGAGAACAAGTACTCGTTCGTGAGGAGTGGCAAAGTAGGAGGCTGGAAGGATTACTTCACACCCGATCTGCTCCAGATGATGGAGAATCGGATTCTGGAGGCTGAGAAGGAGTCCTCCTTCATGGACCTATGGAAGGACATTCGAGCTGAAGCGATCAGAACCATGCAGAATTCCGAATAA